From Desulfonatronum thioautotrophicum, the proteins below share one genomic window:
- a CDS encoding putative sulfate/molybdate transporter, translating to MNAAAPETTSVPLRFNRLELAGSLGDLGTLLPLAIGMILINGLNPMGVFFSVGLVYLMTGLYFRVTCPVEPMKVISAYAIATGVTATQIQASCLITFVFLILIGATGLITVLSRLIPKPVVRGVQLSTGLLLASQGVKLMIGTSQFQQLRQAAEPYLSLQSLGPIPLGLLIGIILAGLTLFLLNNKRLPAALVVVGAGLLVGMFLGTGEGLDAVRPGLNLPTLMPYGFPANADFTFALLVLVIPQVPMTIGNAVIATSDLSRQYFPQEGGRVTPKGLCISMAFANLLSFLVGGMALCHGAGGLASRYCFGARTGGSNLIIGLIFIVLAILMGQHILSILFLFPMSALGVLLVFAGLQLCLSMLDITVRKDLFVAASVVGITLASNLAVGFVVGAILAYVFRSEKFNV from the coding sequence ATGAATGCCGCCGCACCAGAGACCACGTCCGTGCCTTTGCGCTTCAACCGCCTGGAACTGGCCGGCTCCCTGGGGGATCTGGGGACGCTGCTGCCCCTGGCCATCGGCATGATTCTGATCAACGGCTTGAACCCCATGGGGGTCTTTTTTTCTGTGGGGCTGGTCTACTTGATGACCGGGCTCTATTTTCGGGTGACCTGCCCGGTGGAGCCCATGAAGGTCATCTCGGCCTATGCCATCGCCACGGGGGTGACGGCGACGCAAATCCAGGCCTCATGTTTGATTACCTTTGTCTTCCTGATACTGATCGGAGCGACCGGCCTGATCACCGTCCTCAGCCGATTGATTCCTAAACCAGTGGTGCGCGGAGTCCAGCTTTCCACGGGGCTTTTGCTGGCCTCCCAAGGGGTCAAGCTGATGATCGGTACGAGCCAGTTTCAGCAGTTGCGCCAAGCCGCGGAGCCGTACCTGAGCCTGCAAAGCCTCGGTCCGATTCCTCTTGGACTGCTTATCGGTATCATTCTGGCCGGACTGACCTTGTTCCTGTTGAACAATAAACGTCTTCCGGCGGCCCTGGTGGTCGTGGGCGCGGGGTTGCTGGTGGGCATGTTTCTGGGGACCGGTGAAGGGTTGGATGCAGTGCGTCCGGGTTTGAATCTTCCAACGCTGATGCCCTACGGCTTTCCGGCGAACGCCGATTTTACCTTCGCCCTGCTGGTCCTGGTCATTCCCCAGGTGCCCATGACCATCGGCAACGCCGTGATCGCCACCAGCGATCTCTCCCGGCAGTACTTCCCGCAAGAGGGCGGGCGGGTCACGCCCAAGGGGCTGTGCATCAGCATGGCCTTCGCCAATCTGCTGAGTTTTCTGGTCGGCGGTATGGCCCTGTGCCACGGCGCGGGCGGCTTGGCCTCCCGGTACTGCTTCGGCGCGCGCACTGGCGGATCGAACCTGATCATCGGCTTGATATTCATTGTTCTGGCTATACTCATGGGCCAGCATATCTTGTCGATCCTTTTCCTTTTTCCCATGTCCGCCCTGGGAGTGCTCCTGGTCTTCGCCGGCCTCCAGCTCTGTCTGAGCATGTTGGACATCACGGTCCGCAAAGATCTGTTCGTGGCCGCCTCCGTGGTCGGCATCACCTTGGCGTCCAATTTGGCAGTAGGATTCGTAGTGGGCGCTATTCTGGCCTATGTGTTCAGGTCGGAAAAGTTTAATGTGTGA
- a CDS encoding Uma2 family endonuclease — protein sequence MTALPALKADGFTYQDYLAWPDQERWEIIHGEAFAMTPAPSTRHQMISRNLLWGIGEFKSRLGSCQVFTAPTDVVLDDQTVVQPDLFIVCDKAKVTPKSIQGPPDLVVEIVSKATAFKDTVIKKQLYEEFGVAEYLLFFPDLDLVERHILDKGRYLTQERFNWDATLALHAFPIQLQLWEIFERELPAAKPSPVGD from the coding sequence ATGACTGCACTGCCCGCTTTGAAGGCCGATGGATTCACGTACCAGGATTATCTGGCCTGGCCGGACCAGGAACGCTGGGAGATCATTCACGGCGAGGCCTTTGCCATGACTCCCGCGCCGTCAACGCGGCATCAAATGATCAGTCGCAATCTGCTCTGGGGAATCGGGGAATTCAAGAGCCGTTTAGGCTCCTGCCAGGTCTTCACCGCCCCAACGGACGTGGTTCTGGACGACCAGACCGTGGTTCAGCCGGATCTGTTCATTGTCTGCGACAAGGCCAAGGTCACGCCCAAATCCATCCAGGGACCGCCGGACCTGGTCGTTGAAATCGTATCCAAGGCCACCGCGTTCAAGGATACGGTGATCAAGAAGCAACTTTACGAGGAATTCGGCGTGGCCGAGTACCTTTTGTTTTTTCCGGACCTGGACCTGGTGGAGCGCCATATTCTGGACAAGGGCCGCTATCTGACCCAGGAGCGCTTCAATTGGGACGCCACCCTCGCGCTGCACGCCTTTCCAATCCAACTCCAGTTGTGGGAGATTTTTGAACGCGAATTGCCTGCGGCCAAGCCATCTCCGGTTGGGGATTGA
- a CDS encoding type II toxin-antitoxin system HipA family toxin, producing MIHVLADGLQAGALEKAPGKPHHVFTYFPGARQAQSVSLTMPVRLQSYLSAPGRLQPIFDMNLPEGFLRRYLEKAVPDCDDLRLLEVTGPSQVGRLEYRGASRTQDRPIPDFSVQEILAHHGAEDLFQELLRIYAASSGVSGVQPKVLVRDAWHTKLSPDHKLAIRGTTHMVKAWDAEYPHLAYNEFFCLLAAQYAGLRTPHREVSENGKFLVIERFDLTEQERYLGLEDFCVLAGLPSAKKYHGSYEQLTKVLQNYCLQEYLGECLAELFKMIAASVVLRNGDAHRKNFCLLSDSPELRRGRLAPAFDIVTTTAYLPHDALALTLDGSKIWPDRKRLLRFAEYHCALQRKQADMILEEVKQGVRQAQKELGHGVSHLEGFAAVGRAMMKEWEKGLGDV from the coding sequence ATGATCCACGTCCTTGCCGATGGTCTGCAAGCCGGTGCACTGGAGAAAGCGCCGGGCAAGCCGCACCATGTCTTCACCTACTTTCCCGGCGCGCGGCAGGCGCAGTCCGTCTCCCTGACCATGCCGGTCCGCCTGCAAAGCTACCTTTCCGCCCCCGGTCGGCTGCAACCGATATTCGACATGAACCTCCCCGAAGGCTTTCTGCGTCGCTACCTTGAAAAGGCCGTTCCGGATTGCGATGATCTTCGGCTTTTGGAGGTCACCGGGCCGTCGCAGGTCGGCCGTTTGGAGTACCGCGGCGCATCACGAACTCAGGATAGGCCCATTCCCGACTTCAGCGTTCAGGAAATCCTGGCCCACCACGGAGCGGAAGACCTTTTCCAGGAGCTTTTGCGGATCTACGCCGCATCATCCGGCGTTTCCGGAGTCCAGCCCAAGGTTCTGGTCCGGGATGCCTGGCACACCAAACTCAGCCCGGACCACAAGCTGGCGATTCGTGGAACCACCCACATGGTCAAGGCCTGGGATGCCGAGTATCCACACTTGGCATATAACGAATTTTTTTGCCTGCTGGCCGCGCAATACGCCGGGCTGAGGACGCCGCATCGGGAGGTTTCGGAAAACGGAAAATTCCTGGTCATCGAACGATTCGATCTCACGGAGCAGGAAAGGTACTTGGGACTTGAGGACTTCTGCGTCCTGGCGGGCCTGCCCAGCGCGAAGAAGTATCATGGGAGTTATGAGCAGTTGACCAAGGTGCTCCAAAACTACTGCCTCCAGGAATACCTCGGGGAATGCCTTGCCGAACTGTTCAAGATGATCGCCGCCAGCGTCGTGCTGCGCAACGGAGATGCGCATCGGAAAAATTTTTGTCTGCTCTCCGACAGCCCTGAGCTAAGACGCGGTAGACTGGCCCCCGCCTTCGACATCGTGACCACCACGGCCTACCTCCCCCACGACGCCTTGGCTCTGACCCTGGACGGCTCGAAAATATGGCCTGACCGCAAACGCCTGCTGCGCTTTGCCGAATACCACTGCGCTCTTCAGCGCAAACAGGCGGACATGATCCTGGAAGAGGTCAAACAGGGAGTCAGGCAGGCCCAAAAAGAACTCGGGCACGGCGTCTCGCACCTTGAAGGCTTTGCCGCGGTGGGCCGGGCCATGATGAAGGAGTGGGAGAAGGGGCTTGGCGATGTATGA
- a CDS encoding helix-turn-helix transcriptional regulator — translation MDRQEFGKHIASLRKQRGWDQTEMGRQAGVSRAFVCNLERGVGGDPGLRKVLRILALFSRTLEIREVGEPPTLDDLLEEQER, via the coding sequence ATGGATCGACAGGAATTCGGCAAACACATTGCTTCCCTGCGCAAACAAAGAGGCTGGGACCAGACCGAGATGGGCAGGCAGGCCGGGGTTTCTCGGGCCTTTGTCTGCAATCTGGAACGGGGAGTGGGCGGTGATCCGGGGTTGCGGAAGGTGCTGCGCATCCTGGCCCTGTTCTCCCGGACGCTGGAAATCCGGGAAGTCGGCGAACCGCCGACCCTGGACGATCTGCTGGAGGAACAGGAGAGATGA
- a CDS encoding DUF6880 family protein — MSYNASRSFMDDVQRVANDIGEIIPNEPERAARLYELFIAACHEKADEIDDSNGNFGMLVEELFQGWVTARQEANFDPDETAIALISWMEDDPYGFCHDLDRGIVNVLDKKGMEAFTLQLRLKFESSSVQGNKEKRGSDYARHSWGRALKTLLAAQRNVGAYIEICEQTELESKDCLTIAKIYKSRKRPEEALAWVDRGLKIARSERGQFSEERELRDLKRTLHVKIGRPNDALQSAWAEFETYPSTFSYKELMRYVPAKEKAEWREKAMMASEKGNLSSVLGLWLEQKESDRLAARLHRTTDEELEGLSHFKTEPLARKLERSHPDLSARLYRALCMRIVNAGKSKYYDAALDHIKHAKKCYAKAGLDADWQAVVAEVRERHSRKKGFLAGFEDIVTGASKPVEPSFLDRAKSRWSRKSDGG; from the coding sequence ATCTCCTACAATGCCTCCCGGTCGTTCATGGACGATGTCCAAAGAGTCGCCAACGACATCGGTGAAATCATCCCGAATGAGCCGGAACGGGCAGCGCGGCTTTACGAACTCTTCATCGCCGCCTGCCATGAAAAAGCCGATGAGATCGATGACTCCAACGGCAATTTCGGGATGCTGGTTGAAGAGCTCTTTCAAGGTTGGGTCACTGCACGCCAGGAAGCAAATTTTGATCCGGACGAGACCGCGATAGCGCTGATATCCTGGATGGAAGACGACCCGTACGGATTCTGTCATGACCTTGATCGTGGGATTGTGAACGTTCTTGACAAGAAGGGCATGGAAGCCTTCACCCTGCAACTTCGCCTGAAATTTGAATCATCTTCCGTCCAGGGCAACAAGGAAAAGAGAGGCTCCGACTACGCACGCCATAGTTGGGGCAGGGCATTGAAGACGTTGCTGGCGGCCCAGCGGAATGTTGGCGCCTATATTGAGATTTGCGAACAGACCGAGCTTGAATCCAAGGACTGCTTGACCATCGCGAAAATCTACAAAAGCCGGAAACGTCCTGAAGAGGCGCTGGCCTGGGTCGATCGGGGTTTGAAGATTGCGCGATCTGAACGCGGACAATTCTCCGAAGAAAGAGAGCTGCGCGATTTGAAGCGGACGCTACATGTAAAAATAGGACGACCGAACGATGCGCTGCAATCCGCCTGGGCCGAGTTTGAGACATACCCCTCCACGTTCTCCTACAAGGAATTGATGCGCTATGTGCCGGCCAAAGAGAAAGCGGAGTGGCGTGAAAAGGCCATGATGGCGTCGGAAAAAGGCAATTTGTCCTCTGTGCTCGGACTGTGGCTCGAACAAAAAGAGTCTGATCGCCTTGCGGCACGTCTGCACCGGACGACAGACGAGGAATTGGAAGGTCTCAGCCATTTCAAAACCGAGCCCCTGGCGCGCAAGCTGGAGCGTTCTCATCCCGACCTCTCCGCCAGACTGTACCGAGCGCTCTGCATGCGCATCGTCAATGCCGGCAAAAGCAAGTATTACGATGCAGCCCTCGACCATATCAAGCACGCCAAGAAATGCTACGCAAAAGCCGGCCTTGATGCTGACTGGCAGGCGGTGGTTGCCGAGGTCCGCGAACGGCACTCCCGCAAGAAGGGATTTCTGGCCGGGTTCGAGGACATCGTCACCGGCGCATCTAAACCGGTTGAGCCGTCTTTTCTCGATCGCGCGAAATCCCGTTGGTCAAGGAAATCTGACGGCGGTTGA
- a CDS encoding ribbon-helix-helix domain-containing protein, with product MTLDDNLVKAVDRVSKELQTSRSAFTRKALQDALDKYKNEQLELKHRRGYEQHPVADDEFSVWETEQAWGDR from the coding sequence ATGACCCTTGACGATAATCTCGTCAAGGCGGTCGATCGTGTTTCAAAGGAGCTCCAAACGAGTCGGTCCGCTTTTACCAGAAAGGCTCTGCAGGATGCGCTGGACAAGTACAAGAACGAGCAATTGGAACTTAAGCATCGACGTGGTTACGAACAACATCCGGTTGCCGATGATGAGTTTTCGGTTTGGGAAACCGAGCAGGCATGGGGGGATAGATGA
- a CDS encoding type II toxin-antitoxin system PemK/MazF family toxin gives MKHGEVRWYKFTAPDKKRPVLILTRDSVLDYLGEVTIAPITTTVRDIPSEVFLSTVDGMPKDCAVNCDHLQTVSKSKIGPLITSLPRTKMLEVGRAIRFALDI, from the coding sequence ATGAAGCACGGGGAGGTGCGTTGGTATAAATTCACGGCACCGGATAAAAAACGGCCAGTGCTCATCCTGACCCGCGACAGCGTTTTAGACTACCTGGGGGAGGTTACCATTGCGCCTATCACGACTACTGTACGTGACATTCCATCGGAAGTGTTCCTCTCGACGGTCGACGGCATGCCCAAGGATTGCGCTGTCAATTGTGACCACCTGCAGACTGTTTCAAAAAGTAAAATCGGTCCATTGATCACATCCCTCCCCCGGACAAAGATGTTGGAGGTCGGACGAGCAATCCGGTTTGCTCTCGACATTTGA
- a CDS encoding ribbon-helix-helix domain-containing protein, giving the protein MSTAKVAITMEENLLKQIDRLVSSRVYPNRSRAIQDAVAEKLQKMDRGRLVRECAKLDRTFEQAMAEEGIGAEVGQWPEY; this is encoded by the coding sequence ATGAGTACGGCAAAAGTCGCTATCACGATGGAAGAGAACCTGCTCAAGCAGATTGACAGGCTTGTATCGTCACGCGTCTACCCCAACCGGAGTCGTGCGATTCAGGACGCCGTAGCCGAAAAGCTTCAGAAAATGGATCGAGGGCGTCTCGTCCGCGAATGCGCAAAGCTGGATCGGACATTTGAGCAGGCAATGGCGGAAGAGGGAATCGGTGCGGAGGTTGGGCAATGGCCGGAGTACTGA
- a CDS encoding type II toxin-antitoxin system PemK/MazF family toxin, which yields MAGVLRGDIVWADLNPTLCHEQAGLRPVLILSDDIFNAHSGTVIAIALTSQPQRAGFPLTLELESAKLPKRSWAKISQIRTISVQRLKGVIGKASSEELDLIVDGLNELIGGQQSPRPYR from the coding sequence ATGGCCGGAGTACTGAGAGGTGACATTGTCTGGGCGGATCTCAATCCGACACTCTGCCACGAGCAAGCTGGACTGCGTCCCGTCCTGATCCTAAGTGACGACATCTTCAATGCACATTCAGGCACGGTCATCGCCATTGCGCTCACCAGCCAACCCCAGCGCGCTGGATTCCCGCTGACTCTCGAATTGGAGAGCGCGAAGCTCCCCAAGCGTTCGTGGGCAAAAATCAGCCAGATCAGAACTATTTCGGTCCAGCGTCTCAAAGGAGTGATCGGCAAGGCCTCATCTGAGGAGCTGGACCTGATCGTGGACGGACTCAATGAGCTGATTGGTGGTCAACAAAGTCCCCGTCCATACCGCTGA
- a CDS encoding YecA family protein has product MGKLGRNAPCHCGSGKKYKKCCLRSDEEKARPATPLTKAASEEDPLFMDEVSGKGAVKDDFEPLDEDDGEPGSLEGDDDDADDDADDNGDFGQDGWRAAKWSELDVHSLRDVLNSVPELSDEDDSVLDDFLTASHRINDVDALRAHLDGFIADRPDLLAYGMEFFEPLHALGIMYNEADRLEDYENLILLLRRDFKELYLQNFSMLDRDLVTILAISGRYDEINGFLETFRKYPSEEPGDLFSILDLLFALNLWQPALDLAQGVYLEMILNPELMNCEDIQVPVTMHCYASALDAVRWGALLETAAEGVVECFRGLKLPILPKWRNPEPHLARIQQILSKDRPWNLEGCTTRSEVLRRYGVMLDHFIRFLHDKAHLHWLTANHYCLWIEDFFQALIPEGRIPRRAFPLTRENTRKAVMKSTTSAFSRKVPKCFGMLNALHLFADFLVQTGSVPAEYGSEIQEWVADISSEFDRQFKETELTARAFSRFPLFRADQA; this is encoded by the coding sequence ATGGGCAAACTGGGACGAAACGCGCCGTGTCATTGCGGCAGTGGAAAGAAATACAAGAAATGCTGTCTGCGCAGTGACGAGGAAAAGGCCAGGCCCGCAACACCGCTGACAAAGGCCGCAAGCGAGGAGGATCCCTTGTTCATGGATGAGGTGTCCGGCAAGGGGGCGGTCAAGGACGATTTTGAGCCTCTTGACGAGGACGACGGGGAACCAGGCAGCCTTGAGGGCGATGACGATGACGCCGACGATGACGCCGACGATAACGGCGACTTCGGGCAGGATGGGTGGAGGGCCGCGAAATGGTCGGAGCTTGACGTCCATTCCCTGAGAGATGTCCTGAACTCCGTGCCGGAACTCAGCGACGAGGATGACTCCGTTCTGGACGATTTTTTAACAGCGTCCCACAGGATCAATGACGTGGACGCTCTTCGCGCCCACCTGGACGGCTTCATCGCCGACCGACCGGATTTGCTGGCCTACGGCATGGAATTCTTTGAGCCACTGCATGCTCTGGGCATCATGTACAACGAGGCCGACAGGCTGGAGGACTACGAGAACCTGATCCTGCTTCTACGCCGCGATTTCAAGGAATTGTATCTTCAAAATTTCAGCATGCTCGATCGAGACCTTGTCACTATCCTGGCCATTTCCGGGCGTTACGATGAGATTAACGGTTTTTTGGAAACTTTTCGCAAATATCCCAGCGAAGAGCCCGGAGATCTTTTCAGCATCCTGGATTTGCTGTTCGCATTGAACTTGTGGCAGCCCGCCCTGGATCTCGCCCAAGGGGTCTACCTTGAGATGATCCTCAATCCCGAGCTTATGAACTGCGAGGACATCCAGGTTCCTGTAACCATGCACTGCTATGCCTCGGCCCTGGACGCCGTACGCTGGGGTGCTCTGCTGGAGACAGCTGCCGAAGGTGTTGTGGAGTGTTTTCGCGGCTTGAAATTGCCGATCCTCCCCAAGTGGCGCAATCCTGAACCGCATTTAGCCCGTATTCAGCAAATACTGAGCAAAGACCGCCCCTGGAACCTGGAAGGCTGCACCACCCGTTCGGAAGTCCTGCGGCGATACGGCGTCATGCTCGACCATTTCATACGATTTCTGCACGACAAGGCGCACCTGCATTGGCTTACGGCAAACCACTATTGCCTTTGGATCGAAGATTTTTTCCAAGCCCTGATACCCGAGGGGCGCATCCCCAGACGGGCCTTCCCCCTGACCCGTGAAAACACAAGAAAAGCCGTCATGAAGAGTACAACCTCGGCTTTCTCACGTAAGGTTCCTAAATGCTTCGGGATGCTCAATGCCCTGCATCTGTTCGCTGATTTTCTGGTTCAGACCGGTTCCGTGCCTGCGGAGTACGGCTCCGAGATTCAGGAGTGGGTTGCTGATATCTCCAGCGAATTCGACCGGCAATTCAAGGAGACGGAACTCACGGCCAGAGCCTTTTCGCGCTTTCCCCTTTTTCGGGCTGACCAGGCCTGA
- a CDS encoding XdhC family aldehyde oxidoreductase maturation factor has protein sequence MNRLENKILALLETGQSVALATIVSLSGSAPRTPGTRMVVLADGTILGTIGGGRLEAEVIQAGLESLRSGRGRLRRFALTGTDTSEMDMICGGVLDVLVEPLPATAENIALLRTFGRLRATGKELLMISTLRDDPGEPGRLISERLLVERSTDGPVFHPARPVNHELLQPLLETAMAGRCAKLFSLETMRVVIEPVPAFTTIHLFGAGHVSREVAVLAQRVDFRVEVSDDRTEFANSQRFPQADAVLVPKDMATALEPTRIHPDSYVVILTRGHKYDMDILAQALRTEARYIGMIGSRRKRDAIYEALRGQGFTDTDFSRVHCPIGLDIHAETPAEIALSIVGELVNVRAANRKPT, from the coding sequence ATGAATCGACTGGAAAATAAAATCCTGGCCCTGCTGGAGACCGGTCAATCCGTAGCCCTGGCCACCATCGTCAGCCTGTCCGGCTCCGCGCCGCGCACGCCGGGAACGCGGATGGTGGTGCTTGCGGACGGCACTATCCTGGGAACCATAGGTGGGGGACGCCTGGAGGCCGAGGTGATCCAGGCCGGGCTGGAGTCGCTGCGCTCAGGCCGTGGCCGATTGCGACGTTTCGCCCTGACCGGCACGGACACTTCGGAAATGGACATGATTTGCGGCGGGGTGCTGGATGTGCTGGTGGAGCCGCTGCCCGCCACAGCGGAGAACATCGCCTTACTGCGGACCTTCGGACGGTTACGCGCTACCGGAAAAGAGCTGCTAATGATCTCGACGTTGCGGGATGATCCCGGTGAACCGGGCCGGTTGATCTCCGAACGCCTGCTGGTGGAAAGGTCAACGGACGGGCCGGTTTTTCATCCAGCCCGTCCCGTAAACCATGAACTCCTGCAGCCCTTGCTGGAGACGGCCATGGCCGGGCGCTGTGCCAAACTGTTCTCCCTGGAAACGATGCGGGTCGTGATCGAGCCGGTACCGGCCTTTACCACAATTCACCTGTTCGGCGCGGGCCATGTTTCCAGGGAGGTCGCGGTCCTGGCCCAGCGGGTGGACTTCCGGGTGGAAGTCTCCGACGACCGCACCGAGTTCGCCAATTCCCAGCGTTTTCCCCAGGCCGACGCCGTTCTTGTTCCCAAAGACATGGCCACGGCCCTTGAGCCCACGCGCATCCATCCCGACAGCTACGTGGTGATCCTCACCCGTGGCCATAAATACGACATGGACATTCTGGCCCAGGCCCTGCGCACCGAAGCCCGCTACATCGGCATGATCGGCAGCCGCCGCAAACGCGACGCCATATACGAGGCCCTGCGCGGACAGGGTTTTACAGACACCGACTTCTCCAGGGTCCACTGCCCCATTGGCCTGGACATCCATGCCGAAACCCCAGCGGAGATCGCCCTGAGCATTGTCGGGGAGTTGGTGAACGTCCGCGCCGCGAACCGCAAACCAACCTGA
- the hepT gene encoding type VII toxin-antitoxin system HepT family RNase toxin, with protein sequence MPIEPDDVCLNKAAIMERSIRRLREEYAFDPELTNYSHIDALTLNIERACQAAIDLALHLVAREHLGMPQNSADAFKLLRKAELITDQTALAMVAMTGFRNVAVHEYQGLDINVIRSIAEEHWKSLVTFCAEVGLRIQP encoded by the coding sequence ATGCCTATCGAGCCTGATGACGTTTGCCTGAACAAAGCGGCCATTATGGAGCGTTCGATTCGGCGCTTGCGTGAAGAGTATGCCTTTGATCCGGAACTCACGAATTATTCCCACATTGACGCCTTGACATTGAATATTGAACGGGCCTGTCAGGCAGCCATTGACTTGGCGTTGCACTTGGTCGCCAGGGAGCATCTGGGCATGCCCCAAAACAGTGCCGACGCGTTCAAATTGCTGCGCAAAGCCGAATTGATCACGGATCAGACGGCCTTGGCCATGGTGGCCATGACCGGATTTCGCAATGTGGCGGTCCATGAGTACCAGGGGTTGGACATCAACGTGATCCGGTCCATCGCCGAGGAACACTGGAAATCTTTGGTTACATTTTGCGCCGAGGTTGGTCTGCGTATTCAGCCGTAG
- the mntA gene encoding type VII toxin-antitoxin system MntA family adenylyltransferase antitoxin, translating to MMQRIQSHSNHLDQEALFAINRRLEQDQRVLAAYLLGSAASGRMRSDSDLDLALMTMPDAKMSSLERIALAAELGLDLGIVVDIGELSSSNLVYAKEAILTGRRIFARDRFQADLKACTLLGMYFRFNEERREVVNAYRA from the coding sequence ATGATGCAAAGGATTCAGAGCCATTCGAATCATCTTGACCAGGAAGCGCTGTTCGCCATCAATCGTCGCCTGGAGCAGGATCAGCGGGTGCTTGCCGCATATCTGCTGGGTAGCGCGGCTTCCGGTCGGATGCGTTCGGACAGTGACCTGGATCTGGCCCTGATGACCATGCCGGACGCCAAAATGTCCTCTCTGGAGCGGATTGCCCTGGCCGCGGAACTTGGGCTGGACCTGGGGATAGTGGTGGATATCGGCGAGCTTTCCTCCAGCAACCTGGTCTACGCCAAGGAGGCCATCCTTACCGGTCGGCGGATTTTTGCCCGTGATCGTTTCCAGGCCGATCTAAAGGCATGTACGCTTCTTGGGATGTATTTTCGGTTCAACGAGGAACGGCGTGAGGTGGTGAATGCCTATCGAGCCTGA
- the trxC gene encoding thioredoxin TrxC, whose product MNTSLHTICPHCQSINRVLADRLNEKPNCGRCKHTLFNGSPVELTSDTFSRHLERSDLPLLVDFWAPWCGPCKMMAPQFEQAARILEPRVRLAKVNTETEQGLGSQYGIRGIPTMVLFRGGREVARQSGAMDAQNIVRWVTPLLG is encoded by the coding sequence ATGAACACATCCCTGCACACCATCTGCCCCCATTGTCAGAGTATCAACCGGGTGCTTGCCGACCGACTCAACGAGAAGCCCAATTGCGGCCGCTGCAAGCACACGCTGTTCAACGGATCGCCGGTGGAGCTGACCTCCGACACCTTCTCGCGACACCTGGAGCGTAGCGACCTGCCCCTTTTGGTGGACTTTTGGGCGCCCTGGTGCGGGCCCTGCAAAATGATGGCACCACAGTTCGAGCAGGCCGCGCGCATTCTGGAACCGCGTGTGCGCCTGGCCAAGGTCAATACTGAAACCGAACAGGGCCTGGGCTCGCAATATGGCATCCGTGGCATTCCCACCATGGTCCTGTTCCGTGGAGGGCGTGAGGTCGCACGCCAAAGCGGAGCCATGGACGCGCAAAATATCGTCCGCTGGGTGACCCCCCTGCTGGGGTGA
- a CDS encoding PIN domain-containing protein has translation MRSFFDTNVLVYMFDRDAPAKRTLARELFQAETLAGRTIVSAQVMQEFYVTVTRKLARPLDEQTAAEIVNGLASLPVIANDAALILKGISRSRYMHLSFWDAMIIEAALSGGAKTLFTEDLQHDQVIDGMRLHNPFMI, from the coding sequence ATGCGTTCTTTTTTTGACACCAATGTCCTGGTATATATGTTCGACAGGGATGCCCCGGCCAAACGCACCCTGGCCCGGGAGTTGTTCCAGGCGGAAACCCTGGCTGGCAGGACCATTGTCAGTGCGCAAGTCATGCAGGAGTTCTATGTGACCGTGACCCGCAAACTTGCACGGCCATTGGATGAGCAAACCGCCGCGGAAATTGTGAACGGTCTTGCCTCCCTGCCGGTGATTGCCAACGATGCCGCGCTGATCCTCAAAGGAATTTCCCGTAGCCGATACATGCACTTATCGTTCTGGGATGCGATGATCATTGAAGCAGCCTTGTCCGGCGGTGCGAAAACCCTGTTCACGGAAGATCTGCAACACGACCAGGTAATTGACGGAATGCGTCTGCACAACCCCTTCATGATCTGA